Proteins encoded within one genomic window of Dehalococcoidia bacterium:
- a CDS encoding lipopolysaccharide assembly protein LapA domain-containing protein: MSTRNEATAMPAIDERSLVDWIKLIVGVTGVAALIVFVIQNRQEVDVEFLWMEWSTGLIWALLASAILGALSAAAFSTIRGRAIRNAAKR; this comes from the coding sequence ATGTCAACACGAAACGAAGCGACGGCCATGCCCGCGATCGACGAGCGCAGCCTCGTCGACTGGATCAAGCTCATCGTCGGCGTTACGGGCGTTGCGGCACTCATCGTGTTCGTCATTCAGAACCGGCAGGAAGTGGACGTCGAGTTTCTGTGGATGGAGTGGAGCACGGGGCTGATCTGGGCGCTGCTCGCGAGCGCTATTCTCGGCGCGCTCTCCGCCGCGGCATTCTCGACGATACGCGGCCGCGCGATACGCAACGCAGCGAAGCGCTAG